A single window of Channa argus isolate prfri chromosome 12, Channa argus male v1.0, whole genome shotgun sequence DNA harbors:
- the LOC137137808 gene encoding coxsackievirus and adenovirus receptor-like — protein sequence MKLDHLKFFKEQKEKMATLKRTLFLCLLICFFTNGLTEEIQAKSGDDVILHCRDPSNANILVLRWIRPDLKAKGYVYFFRESRSYEQYQYPSFHGRVKLRDPQMKDGDFSVILNHFSINDTGTYECYVGRNNTGSDPEIINIIHLKVKADQEDITAKSGDHVTLPCHVPQNTQILVVEWIRPDLEPEYVFLYKNGQSHPDHQHPSFRNRVELKDSGMKDGNLSVILKNVTITDTGTYECHIYQSQRNHTMSIINLDVHQPDLKVEGKPGDNVTLQCQGTEDFTKFKWKKTDLKSEYYVCFFSDKELHKRYQHESFQDRVELKDPNMKNRDASVILKNININDAGTYECYVGYGGRSELITTITLKVIDSGADERGGDKDGHVGLIVGLSVVVVLVVVAGFMIYGRCRRLKQNQLPAEAADHELQDLNQRN from the exons ATGAAGCTGGATCATCTAAAGTTTTTCaaagagcagaaagagaagATGGCTACTTTGAAAAGGACCCTATTTCTGTGTCTGCTCATATGTTTCTTTACCAACGGCCTGACTGAGG agattCAAGCTAAATCTGGAGACGATGTCATTCTACACTGTCGTGATCCCAGCAATGCCAACATTTTAGTACTAAGGTGGATCAGACCTGACCTGAAAGCAAAGGGCTACGTCTACTTCTTCAGAGAGAGTCGCTCGTATGAACAGTATCAGTATCCATCTTTTCATGGTCGAGTAAAGCTGAGAGATCCGCAGATGAAGGACGGAGACTTTTCTGTGATTCTGAATCATTTTAGTATCAACGAtactggaacatatgagtgttatgTTGGAAGGAACAACACAGGAAGTGACCCTGAGATCATTAACATCATTCATTTGAAGGTTAAAGCAG atcAAGAAGACATCACAGCTAAGTCTGGAGACCATGTGACTTTGCCGTGTCATGTTCCCCAAAACACCCAAATCTTAGTTGTAGAGTGGATCAGACCTGATCTGGAGCcagaatatgtatttttatataagaACGGCCAGTCACATCCAGACCACCAGCATCCATCTTTTAGGAACAGGGTGGAGCTGAAGGACAGTGGGATGAAAGATGGAAACCTGTCTGTGATTCTGAAGAATGTGACGATTACTGACACTGGAACATACGAGTGTCACATCTACCAGAGTCAGAGAAACCACACGATGAGCATCATCAACCTGGATGTTCATCAACcag atCTAAAAGTTGAAGGGAAACCTGGAGATAATGTCACTCTTCAGTGTCAGGGGACAGAAGATTTTACTAAAtttaagtggaaaaaaacagaccTGAAGTCAGAGTATTATGTCTGCTTCTTTAGCGATAAGGAGTTACATAAACGGTACCAGCATGAATCCTTTCAAGATCGTGTTGAGCTTAAAGATCCAAACATGAAGAACAGAGACGCATCAGTGATTCTgaagaacatcaacatcaatgatgctggaacatatgagtgttatgTTGGATATGGAGGCAGGTCTGAGCTAATCACCACCATCACCTTGAAAGTCATAGactcag GTGCTGATGAGCGTGGAGGAGACAAGGATGGACATGTTGGACTGATAGTGGgtctgtcagttgttgttgttcttgttgttgtcgCTGGTTTTATGATCTATGGAAGATGCAGAAGACTCAAGCAGAATCAACTTCCTGCTGAAGCAGCTGATCATGAGCTTCAAGATTTAAATCAAAGAAactga
- the LOC137137815 gene encoding polymeric immunoglobulin receptor-like isoform X2 → MKLDYLKFFKEQKEKMATLKWTLFLCLLICFFTNGLTEEIQAKSGDDVILHCRDPSNANILVLRWIRPDLKAKGYVYFFRESRSYEQYQYPSFHGRVKLRDPQIKDGDFSVILNHFSINDTGTYECYVGRNNTGSDPEIINIIHLKVKADQEDITAKSGDHVTLPCHVPQNTQILVVEWIRPDLEPEYVFLYKNGQSDPDHQHPSFKNRVELKDSGMKDGNLSVILKNVTINDTGTYECHIYQSQRNHTMSIINLDVHQPGEAAGHSEDGGDKGKQAVTSVLCCSKDQDIKTKPGEEVTLQCQGPGDTDITVLKWTR, encoded by the exons ATGAAGCTGGATTATCTAAAGTTTTTCAAAGAGCAGAAGGAGAAGATGGCTACTTTGAAATGGACGCTATTTCTGTGTCTGCTCATATGTTTCTTTACCAACGGCCTGACTGAGG AGATTCAAGCTAAATCTGGAGACGATGTCATTCTACACTGTCGTGATCCCAGCAATGCCAACATTTTAGTACTAAGGTGGATCAGACCTGACCTGAAAGCAAAGGGCTACGTCTACTTCTTCAGAGAGAGTCGGTCGTATGAACAGTACCAGTATCCATCTTTTCATGGTCGAGTAAAGCTGAGAGATCCGCAGATAAAGGACGGAGACTTTTCCGTGATTCTGAATCATTTTAGTATCAACGAtactggaacatatgagtgttatgTTGGAAGGAACAACACAGGAAGTGACCCTGAGATCATTAACATCATTCATTTGAAGGTTAAAGCAG atcAAGAAGACATCACAGCTAAGTCTGGAGACCATGTGACTTTGCCGTGTCATGTTCCCCAAAACACCCAAATCTTAGTTGTAGAGTGGATCAGACCTGATCTGGAGCcagaatatgtatttttatataagaACGGCCAGTCAGATCCAGACCACCAGCATCCATCTTTTAAGAACAGGGTGGAGCTGAAGGACAGTGGGATGAAAGATGGAAACCTGTCTGTGATTCTGAAGAATGTGACGATTAATGACACTGGAACATACGAGTGTCACATCTACCAGAGTCAGAGAAACCACACGATGAGCATCATCAACCTGGATGTTCATCAACCag GTGAGGCAGCTGGACACAGTGAGGATGGAGGAGACAAGGGTAAACAAG CTGTGACGTCAGTGCTGTGCTGCTCAAAAGACCAAG acataaaaacaaaaccaggagAAGAAGTCACCCTTCAGTGTCAGGGCCCTGGAGATACTGACATTACTGTGTTAAAGTGGACCAGATGA
- the LOC137137815 gene encoding polymeric immunoglobulin receptor-like isoform X3 — protein MKLDYLKFFKEQKEKMATLKWTLFLCLLICFFTNGLTEEIQAKSGDDVILHCRDPSNANILVLRWIRPDLKAKGYVYFFRESRSYEQYQYPSFHGRVKLRDPQIKDGDFSVILNHFSINDTGTYECYVGRNNTGSDPEIINIIHLKVKADQEDITAKSGDHVTLPCHVPQNTQILVVEWIRPDLEPEYVFLYKNGQSDPDHQHPSFKNRVELKDSGMKDGNLSVILKNVTINDTGTYECHIYQSQRNHTMSIINLDVHQPGEAAGHSEDGGDKGKQGGRKVVGGKFTVSSMVCLPSKHT, from the exons ATGAAGCTGGATTATCTAAAGTTTTTCAAAGAGCAGAAGGAGAAGATGGCTACTTTGAAATGGACGCTATTTCTGTGTCTGCTCATATGTTTCTTTACCAACGGCCTGACTGAGG AGATTCAAGCTAAATCTGGAGACGATGTCATTCTACACTGTCGTGATCCCAGCAATGCCAACATTTTAGTACTAAGGTGGATCAGACCTGACCTGAAAGCAAAGGGCTACGTCTACTTCTTCAGAGAGAGTCGGTCGTATGAACAGTACCAGTATCCATCTTTTCATGGTCGAGTAAAGCTGAGAGATCCGCAGATAAAGGACGGAGACTTTTCCGTGATTCTGAATCATTTTAGTATCAACGAtactggaacatatgagtgttatgTTGGAAGGAACAACACAGGAAGTGACCCTGAGATCATTAACATCATTCATTTGAAGGTTAAAGCAG atcAAGAAGACATCACAGCTAAGTCTGGAGACCATGTGACTTTGCCGTGTCATGTTCCCCAAAACACCCAAATCTTAGTTGTAGAGTGGATCAGACCTGATCTGGAGCcagaatatgtatttttatataagaACGGCCAGTCAGATCCAGACCACCAGCATCCATCTTTTAAGAACAGGGTGGAGCTGAAGGACAGTGGGATGAAAGATGGAAACCTGTCTGTGATTCTGAAGAATGTGACGATTAATGACACTGGAACATACGAGTGTCACATCTACCAGAGTCAGAGAAACCACACGATGAGCATCATCAACCTGGATGTTCATCAACCag GTGAGGCAGCTGGACACAGTGAGGATGGAGGAGACAAGGGTAAACAAG GAGGACGGAAGGTGGTGGGAGGAAAGTTTACCGTCAGCAGCATGGTATGTTTACCGTCTAAACATACCTGA
- the LOC137137815 gene encoding polymeric immunoglobulin receptor-like isoform X1, translating to MKLDYLKFFKEQKEKMATLKWTLFLCLLICFFTNGLTEEIQAKSGDDVILHCRDPSNANILVLRWIRPDLKAKGYVYFFRESRSYEQYQYPSFHGRVKLRDPQIKDGDFSVILNHFSINDTGTYECYVGRNNTGSDPEIINIIHLKVKADQEDITAKSGDHVTLPCHVPQNTQILVVEWIRPDLEPEYVFLYKNGQSDPDHQHPSFKNRVELKDSGMKDGNLSVILKNVTINDTGTYECHIYQSQRNHTMSIINLDVHQPGEAAGHSEDGGDKGKQGRLRVGLLVGIAFLVVVFVFGVRFKIYRRPSQQNHQPPADEAADHELQDLNPEPSKKLKEEEEEPPVET from the exons ATGAAGCTGGATTATCTAAAGTTTTTCAAAGAGCAGAAGGAGAAGATGGCTACTTTGAAATGGACGCTATTTCTGTGTCTGCTCATATGTTTCTTTACCAACGGCCTGACTGAGG AGATTCAAGCTAAATCTGGAGACGATGTCATTCTACACTGTCGTGATCCCAGCAATGCCAACATTTTAGTACTAAGGTGGATCAGACCTGACCTGAAAGCAAAGGGCTACGTCTACTTCTTCAGAGAGAGTCGGTCGTATGAACAGTACCAGTATCCATCTTTTCATGGTCGAGTAAAGCTGAGAGATCCGCAGATAAAGGACGGAGACTTTTCCGTGATTCTGAATCATTTTAGTATCAACGAtactggaacatatgagtgttatgTTGGAAGGAACAACACAGGAAGTGACCCTGAGATCATTAACATCATTCATTTGAAGGTTAAAGCAG atcAAGAAGACATCACAGCTAAGTCTGGAGACCATGTGACTTTGCCGTGTCATGTTCCCCAAAACACCCAAATCTTAGTTGTAGAGTGGATCAGACCTGATCTGGAGCcagaatatgtatttttatataagaACGGCCAGTCAGATCCAGACCACCAGCATCCATCTTTTAAGAACAGGGTGGAGCTGAAGGACAGTGGGATGAAAGATGGAAACCTGTCTGTGATTCTGAAGAATGTGACGATTAATGACACTGGAACATACGAGTGTCACATCTACCAGAGTCAGAGAAACCACACGATGAGCATCATCAACCTGGATGTTCATCAACCag GTGAGGCAGCTGGACACAGTGAGGATGGAGGAGACAAGGGTAAACAAGGTAGACTGAGAGTGGGTCTGTTAGTTGGTATAgcatttcttgttgttgtttttgtttttggtgttaGATTTAAGATTTATAGAAGACCCAGTCAGCAGAATCACCAACCTCCTGCTGATGAAGCAGCTGATCATGAGCTTCAAGATTTAAATCCTGAACCTTCAAAGAAactgaaggaggaagaggaggaaccCCCAGTGGAGACATGA
- the LOC137137855 gene encoding coxsackievirus and adenovirus receptor homolog translates to MMSALKRTIFVCLLACFLKCSVSEEEKNVKTGDNVILQCQGPRDADTVMLKWIRPDLKSDGYVLYFSDHQEQKQHQHFHGRVELIDPQMKDGDFSVILKNVNINDTGTYECRVGYKGSKPQTISTTKLTVITSGADEHGGDKDGGDKGGGDRDGHVGLIVGLSVVVVLVVVAGFMIYGRCRRLKQNQLPAEAADHELQYLNQRN, encoded by the exons atgatgtCTGCTTTGAAAAGGAccatatttgtgtgtctgctcgCATGTTTCCTGAAATGTTCTGTCTCTGAAG AAGAGAAAAACGTGAAGACTGGAGATAATGTCATTCTTCAGTGTCAAGGTCCCAGAGATGCTGACACTGTAATGTTAAAGTGGATCAGACCGGATCTAAAGTCAGACGGTTATGTCTTGTACTTCAGTGACCATCAGGAACAGAAGCAACACCAACATTTTCATGGTCGAGTGGAGCTGATAGACCCACAGATGAAGGACGGAGACttttctgtgattctgaagaacGTCAACATCAACGACACTGGAACATACGAGTGTCGTGTTGGATACAAAGgaagcaaacctcagaccatcAGCACCACCAAGCTGACAGTTATTACCTCag gTGCTGATGAGCATGGAGGAGACAAGGATGGAGGAGACAAGGGCGGAGGAGACAGGGATGGACATGTTGGACTGATAGTGGgtctgtcagttgttgttgttcttgttgttgttgctggttTTATGATCTATGGAAGATGCAGAAGACTCAAGCAGAATCAACTTCCTGCTGAAGCAGCTGATCATGAGCttcaatatttaaatcaaagaaactga